In the Theobroma cacao cultivar B97-61/B2 chromosome 1, Criollo_cocoa_genome_V2, whole genome shotgun sequence genome, one interval contains:
- the LOC18613129 gene encoding protein LIGHT-DEPENDENT SHORT HYPOCOTYLS 3, which produces MDSIREMDSSNSENASLNVSNNGTASLASSSSPSSSSTSSRYENQKRRDWNTFGQYLKNHRPPLSLSRCSGAHVLEFLRYLDQFGKTKVHTPICPFYGHPNPPAPCPCPLRQAWGSLDALIGRLRAAFEENGGKPEANPFGARAVRLYLREVRDLQSKARGISYEKKKRKRPPAQQIPTLPPPPGAN; this is translated from the coding sequence ATGGATTCAATTCGAGAAATGGATAGCTCCAACTCCGAAAACGCCAGCCTTAACGTTAGCAATAACGGTACCGCTTCACTTGCTTCCTCATCTTCTCCGTCGTCATCTTCAACCTCGAGCCGCTATGAGAACCAAAAGCGCCGTGACTGGAACACCTTTGGCCAGTACCTGAAGAACCATAGGCCCCCACTTTCCCTCTCCAGGTGCAGTGGAGCTCACGTCCTGGAATTCCTTCGCTACCTCGACCAATTTGGCAAAACCAAAGTCCACACCCCAATCTGCCCCTTCTACGGCCACCCGAACCCGCCAGCCCCTTGCCCTTGCCCACTCCGTCAAGCCTGGGGTAGCCTCGATGCTCTCATCGGCCGCCTCCGTGCTGCCTTCGAAGAAAATGGAGGAAAACCTGAAGCAAACCCATTTGGGGCACGGGCTGTGAGGCTTTATCTTCGTGAGGTTCGTGATTTGCAGTCAAAAGCAAGAGGGATTAGCTATGAGAAGAAGAAGCGTAAGCGACCACCAGCTCAACAAATCCCAACTCTGCCACCACCACCAGGTGCAAATTAA